The Hahella sp. HNIBRBA332 genome window below encodes:
- a CDS encoding DUF1688 family protein yields the protein MSNLQENFATAQAASVYTPTQLHLWRAETVRSRCGEVFERACAGELLAYDYRAERVEAAADYVMAVILENYPDLNIPPHSRWRHFSCGGVDRWSPIADGAGDLNELKMRATELTMISVLLDAGAGADWRYVESASGLTLSRSEGLGAASVALYAQGALCSAGMPFRVDADGLRRLTTAQLAACFQVSERNPLIGLQERVTLLRRLGDVVASAPGVFGGEGRLGALALYLEAAGVARGAGVAGGLSVDFAFRELLKLLSGVWPVRNSELGALGDVWAYPGVGANEPGAGLIPFHKLSQWMMYSLTEAWRIAGMEVIEVDTLTALAEYRNGGLLLDMGVLAPKDPAFAATEYEPGAPEVVELRAMTVTVVDQLAAHLNAQLRERGVALTMSQILEGGTWSAGRKLAFARSQSGAPPIRYRADGTLF from the coding sequence ATGTCGAACTTGCAGGAAAATTTCGCGACGGCGCAGGCAGCGTCCGTCTATACGCCAACGCAATTACACCTGTGGCGCGCAGAAACCGTGCGCTCGCGCTGCGGCGAGGTCTTTGAGCGCGCATGCGCGGGCGAACTACTTGCTTATGACTATCGGGCGGAGCGGGTTGAGGCGGCGGCGGACTATGTCATGGCCGTCATATTGGAGAATTATCCTGATCTGAACATACCGCCACACAGCCGCTGGCGTCACTTCTCCTGCGGCGGCGTGGACCGGTGGTCTCCTATCGCTGATGGCGCAGGCGATCTGAATGAACTGAAAATGCGGGCGACGGAACTGACTATGATCAGCGTGCTGCTGGATGCCGGGGCCGGCGCTGATTGGCGCTATGTCGAGTCCGCCAGCGGGCTGACGTTATCTCGTTCTGAGGGGTTGGGAGCCGCCAGCGTGGCGCTCTATGCTCAAGGGGCGTTGTGCTCGGCGGGGATGCCGTTCCGAGTGGATGCGGACGGCTTGAGGAGATTGACGACTGCGCAACTGGCGGCCTGCTTTCAAGTCAGTGAACGTAATCCGCTGATAGGTCTGCAGGAACGGGTGACCTTGCTGCGTCGATTGGGCGATGTTGTGGCGAGCGCGCCGGGCGTCTTCGGCGGAGAGGGTCGGCTTGGCGCCTTGGCCCTGTATCTGGAGGCGGCCGGTGTAGCCAGAGGAGCGGGAGTGGCAGGTGGTCTGTCTGTGGACTTCGCTTTTCGTGAGTTGCTGAAACTGTTGTCCGGCGTCTGGCCAGTGCGAAACTCTGAGTTAGGCGCGCTCGGCGATGTCTGGGCGTATCCTGGCGTCGGAGCGAATGAGCCGGGCGCAGGGCTCATTCCCTTCCACAAGCTTTCCCAATGGATGATGTATTCGCTGACGGAAGCCTGGCGCATCGCCGGCATGGAGGTGATTGAGGTCGATACGCTGACGGCGCTGGCGGAATACCGCAATGGCGGGTTACTGCTGGATATGGGTGTGCTGGCGCCGAAAGATCCCGCCTTCGCGGCGACGGAGTATGAGCCAGGCGCGCCGGAAGTGGTGGAGTTGCGGGCGATGACCGTCACCGTTGTGGATCAGCTCGCCGCGCATTTGAATGCGCAGCTTAGGGAGCGTGGCGTGGCCCTGACGATGTCGCAAATACTGGAAGGCGGAACCTGGAGCGCTGGGCGCAAACTGGCCTTTGCGCGCTCGCAAAGCGGCGCGCCGCCGATCCGTTACCGCGCGGACGGCACTTTGTTTTGA
- a CDS encoding DoxX-like family protein encodes MDVLRRIHWVARLSVAGVFLYHGLVPKILWLSPTELAMIEAQGLGQYAPQIALAGGVAEIILGLLIALPLRSRLPLLAAGVALVGLLADVALFSPGLLVDAFNPVTVNLATLALVWIAWISKESHKNHS; translated from the coding sequence ATGGATGTACTGCGACGTATTCACTGGGTGGCGCGCCTCAGCGTGGCCGGCGTCTTTCTTTATCATGGCCTGGTTCCCAAAATACTGTGGCTCAGCCCAACGGAGCTGGCCATGATTGAAGCCCAGGGCCTGGGCCAGTATGCGCCGCAGATCGCCCTGGCCGGCGGCGTGGCGGAAATCATTCTGGGGCTGCTGATTGCACTGCCGCTGCGCAGCCGCCTTCCGCTGCTGGCCGCTGGCGTCGCGCTGGTCGGCCTCTTGGCGGATGTAGCGTTATTTTCCCCGGGCTTATTGGTGGACGCCTTCAACCCGGTGACCGTCAATCTGGCCACCCTGGCGTTGGTCTGGATCGCCTGGATAAGCAAAGAGAGTCACAAAAATCACTCGTAA
- a CDS encoding beta-galactosidase: MEQIGKLIILLSALAGLIPSSAWSEDAVVASQKASTSLKAPAQDKETSAPPRGIFSSHVVGKEADSLRPAFVKGGLVRVFWSDIEPKPGHYDFSAIEAQLQGVRRYGKLWSLAVLAGPRAPDWLFDEGAGSMEIRFRGDRVRIVPYWDLLLQARLKLLAEALGKKYGNDETLKLVYVPQATSNGIEGHFNGNRYEDLQRQGFTPDKWVRAAGEAIDSFYRAFPQKYLAFEVHEIGTVETPERIMRLIEKNYRDRVGIAVWWLSGRENYQNALLQEVRDFRGYKYAQAIGRSDQGRRFGAGGYGGMFEQAKKLGIRYIEVWNYEITRNRNPEVTQSIEGFSRSEAVQGEPGA, translated from the coding sequence ATGGAACAGATTGGAAAACTCATCATTCTTTTGTCGGCATTGGCGGGACTGATCCCGTCCTCCGCTTGGTCAGAGGACGCTGTCGTCGCGTCGCAGAAGGCGTCCACGTCATTGAAGGCGCCAGCGCAGGATAAAGAAACAAGCGCGCCGCCGCGGGGCATCTTCAGCAGCCATGTGGTAGGTAAGGAAGCGGACTCATTACGTCCGGCGTTCGTGAAAGGGGGCTTGGTCAGAGTGTTCTGGTCGGATATAGAGCCCAAACCCGGCCACTATGATTTCTCCGCCATCGAAGCGCAGCTGCAGGGCGTTCGTCGCTATGGCAAGTTATGGTCGCTTGCCGTACTGGCGGGACCCCGGGCGCCGGACTGGCTGTTCGATGAAGGCGCCGGCTCCATGGAAATACGCTTTCGTGGGGACCGCGTCCGCATCGTTCCCTACTGGGATCTGCTTTTGCAGGCACGCCTGAAATTACTGGCGGAGGCGTTGGGGAAGAAGTACGGAAACGATGAGACCCTGAAGCTGGTGTATGTGCCGCAAGCGACGTCCAATGGCATTGAAGGCCATTTCAACGGCAACCGCTATGAAGACCTGCAGCGGCAAGGCTTCACTCCCGACAAATGGGTGCGCGCGGCGGGAGAAGCCATAGACTCTTTTTACCGGGCGTTCCCGCAAAAATACCTCGCTTTCGAAGTGCATGAAATCGGTACGGTGGAAACGCCGGAACGCATCATGCGCCTGATAGAGAAGAACTACCGCGACCGGGTGGGCATCGCTGTCTGGTGGCTGTCAGGACGGGAAAACTACCAGAATGCTCTCCTACAGGAAGTCCGCGACTTTCGCGGCTACAAATACGCGCAAGCCATCGGCCGCTCCGACCAGGGCCGCCGCTTCGGCGCCGGCGGCTACGGCGGCATGTTCGAACAAGCCAAAAAACTCGGCATTCGCTACATCGAAGTCTGGAACTACGAAATCACCCGCAACCGCAACCCGGAAGTCACCCAATCCATTGAGGGGTTCAGCCGCAGTGAGGCTGTGCAGGGAGAGCCGGGCGCTTGA
- a CDS encoding siderophore ferric iron reductase, translating into MRPSSPTHNCQPGAALVPLDALLRAAALAHPALTGEIGFDNAGLIRAKADNQEILTQLHSYWRDACPEAGAPYWAVRSWTMLVWQPTFLAVAAVHLVGTAAPLSELGQKYAQGVVAGFRMPPVATPSDAVERLIEVSGAELAQVCEIFLNQLNRIARVKPLIAKRLVADSLLSALARLSLLASPPDNQQIQQWAQAWLKAMDLIGYSNLTPIALCNGRLQLTLDRKACCLHYLRQDGELCASCPKQKPEVRVQRLTEEWNAYA; encoded by the coding sequence GTGAGACCATCATCGCCCACGCACAACTGTCAGCCCGGCGCAGCTTTGGTTCCGCTGGATGCGCTGCTGCGCGCCGCCGCGCTGGCGCACCCCGCGCTGACGGGAGAGATTGGCTTTGATAACGCGGGCTTGATTCGCGCCAAGGCTGATAACCAGGAGATTCTGACGCAATTACACAGCTACTGGCGCGATGCCTGCCCCGAGGCCGGCGCCCCATACTGGGCCGTGCGCAGTTGGACCATGCTGGTATGGCAACCGACCTTTCTTGCCGTCGCAGCGGTGCATCTGGTCGGAACCGCCGCGCCTTTATCAGAACTGGGGCAGAAATACGCCCAGGGTGTAGTAGCCGGCTTCCGCATGCCGCCTGTCGCAACGCCATCCGACGCCGTCGAACGCCTGATCGAAGTCAGCGGCGCAGAGCTGGCGCAAGTGTGCGAAATCTTTCTTAATCAGCTAAACCGCATCGCCAGGGTAAAGCCGCTGATCGCCAAACGCCTGGTTGCGGACAGTCTGTTATCCGCCCTCGCCCGCCTCAGCCTGCTCGCTTCCCCTCCCGACAACCAACAGATACAGCAATGGGCGCAAGCCTGGCTGAAGGCCATGGATCTTATTGGATACAGCAACCTGACGCCCATTGCGCTGTGTAACGGAAGACTGCAACTGACCCTGGACCGCAAAGCCTGTTGCCTGCACTACCTGCGGCAGGACGGCGAACTGTGCGCATCCTGCCCGAAACAAAAACCGGAAGTGCGCGTACAGCGACTGACGGAAGAGTGGAACGCCTATGCTTGA
- a CDS encoding TonB-dependent siderophore receptor yields MATHRSPGKFAPRLFPISSQTCSAGRSVRHAPPYVANGLAYWVAALSLGLLASGGVAAEDSDDVQVLQPVTVNAKAGGVAPTEGSGSYTTRASNTASRMDMSLRETPQSVSVITRTQLQDFALTDINDVLAYSPGVTVEQVETDRTYFTARGFDITNFQLDGIGVPFVYGNLYGDIDTAIYDRIEVLRGANGLMTGTGTPSATVNFVRKRPTADTQASVGLSYGSWDNRRVDADVSGALLESERVRGRLVVSYQDKESYLDRYEQEKTIFYGVVEADLNDSTTLTLGHSRQDTLSNSPMWGALPLYRTDGSATNYDASVSTATDWAYWDGRIDSSFVELAHDFANGWRIKGVVTRQQVKADTKLFYVYGTPNPDTPGSDLYAYPSLYGFDNEQWIADVYATGPFTLGGREHEAVIGLNWSKSEVWDESKYGAGIGTEIDDIEDWDGDYPDPEYNAGVAGSDFTDKRRSLYAATRLKPMDRLTLITGFRVTDLDSSGVTYGDSKKETQSGEVVPYAGVVADIHENHLVYVSYTKIFDPQFKDDIDHNRLDPVKGDNIEAGLKSELFNERLNTTIAVFKTEQDNVAEVAGVYPGTSTNYYKGVDGVSSQGYELEIAGEVSPGWEVAGGFTYVSIEDKDGEDAKSYVPRRMLRLSSSYRVPELERLKVGASVSWQDDIYREQGVATTGPNAGESIRTTQEDYMLVNLMAKYDFTDNWSATLNLDNITDEKYLNSLYWAQSYYGAPRSARLTVNWTY; encoded by the coding sequence ATGGCGACGCACCGTAGCCCCGGTAAATTTGCGCCCCGTTTATTCCCAATCTCTTCCCAAACTTGCAGCGCCGGACGATCTGTCCGTCACGCGCCGCCCTATGTCGCCAACGGACTGGCGTATTGGGTGGCGGCGTTGTCGCTGGGGTTGCTGGCCTCAGGAGGCGTCGCGGCGGAAGATAGCGATGACGTACAGGTGTTGCAGCCGGTGACGGTAAACGCTAAGGCTGGCGGCGTCGCCCCGACGGAAGGCAGCGGGTCTTACACAACCCGCGCCAGCAATACGGCGTCGCGGATGGACATGTCGCTGCGGGAGACCCCGCAGTCGGTGTCGGTGATCACCCGAACGCAACTGCAGGACTTTGCGCTGACGGATATCAACGATGTGCTGGCGTACAGTCCCGGCGTCACCGTGGAGCAGGTGGAAACCGACCGCACCTACTTTACGGCAAGAGGGTTTGATATCACCAACTTCCAGCTCGATGGCATTGGCGTCCCTTTCGTATACGGCAACCTGTACGGCGATATTGATACGGCAATATACGACCGTATTGAGGTGCTTCGCGGCGCCAATGGACTCATGACTGGCACGGGAACGCCCTCCGCCACGGTTAACTTTGTGCGCAAGCGGCCGACGGCGGACACTCAGGCTTCCGTGGGGCTTTCTTATGGCTCATGGGATAACCGCCGTGTCGACGCGGATGTTTCCGGCGCTTTGCTGGAGTCAGAGAGAGTGCGCGGCAGGCTGGTGGTGTCCTATCAGGATAAAGAGTCCTATCTGGATCGCTATGAGCAGGAAAAGACCATTTTTTATGGCGTGGTGGAGGCCGATTTGAATGACAGCACCACGCTGACGTTGGGCCACAGTCGCCAGGATACGCTCTCCAACAGCCCAATGTGGGGCGCATTGCCACTGTACCGGACGGATGGTTCGGCGACGAATTACGATGCGTCGGTCAGTACGGCGACGGATTGGGCGTATTGGGATGGCCGTATCGACAGCTCCTTTGTTGAGCTGGCGCATGACTTCGCCAACGGCTGGCGTATCAAAGGCGTGGTTACCCGGCAGCAAGTCAAAGCTGATACCAAGCTGTTTTATGTATACGGGACGCCTAATCCGGATACGCCCGGGTCTGATCTTTACGCGTATCCAAGTTTGTATGGCTTCGATAATGAGCAGTGGATCGCCGATGTCTATGCGACAGGGCCATTCACCCTGGGAGGACGGGAGCACGAAGCGGTGATCGGTTTGAACTGGTCAAAATCCGAAGTGTGGGACGAGTCCAAATATGGCGCAGGTATTGGGACGGAAATTGATGACATCGAAGATTGGGATGGCGATTACCCCGACCCGGAATATAACGCAGGCGTAGCGGGCAGCGATTTCACCGACAAGCGCCGAAGCCTGTACGCCGCTACCCGCCTCAAGCCCATGGATCGTCTGACCTTGATCACCGGCTTCCGGGTGACGGACCTGGATAGCAGCGGCGTTACCTACGGCGACAGCAAGAAAGAAACACAAAGTGGAGAAGTGGTTCCCTACGCTGGTGTTGTGGCGGATATACACGAAAATCATTTGGTGTATGTCAGCTACACCAAAATATTCGATCCTCAGTTCAAGGACGATATTGACCATAACCGCCTCGATCCGGTGAAGGGCGACAACATCGAAGCGGGGTTGAAGAGCGAGCTGTTCAATGAGCGTCTCAACACCACCATCGCTGTCTTCAAAACCGAACAGGATAACGTCGCGGAAGTGGCGGGCGTTTATCCTGGAACCAGTACGAATTACTACAAAGGCGTGGATGGCGTTTCCAGTCAGGGGTATGAGCTGGAGATCGCCGGAGAAGTGTCTCCCGGCTGGGAAGTGGCGGGCGGTTTCACTTACGTTTCCATCGAAGACAAAGATGGCGAGGACGCCAAGTCCTACGTGCCCCGGCGTATGCTGCGTTTGTCCTCCAGCTATCGCGTTCCCGAACTGGAGCGGCTGAAAGTGGGCGCCAGTGTGAGCTGGCAGGACGACATTTACAGGGAGCAAGGCGTGGCTACGACGGGTCCGAATGCGGGCGAATCCATCCGCACCACTCAGGAGGATTACATGCTGGTCAACTTGATGGCGAAGTATGACTTTACGGATAACTGGAGCGCTACCTTGAATCTGGACAACATCACGGATGAGAAATACCTGAACAGTCTGTACTGGGCGCAGAGTTACTATGGCGCCCCCCGCAGCGCCAGGCTGACGGTTAACTGGACTTATTGA
- a CDS encoding thiamine pyrophosphate-binding protein: protein MESKPLITQTGQANAISCAELIVKYLSLLKVPYVFGVSGGNIDPLGCALTRHEENTHVRWILTRSEAGAGFMADGFARESGVIGVCSATSGPGCTNLLTPVSNAFVDSVPMLVITGQSTISTFGRGAMQESSASGVDTILMFKGCTRYNTLVSHPEQLEHNLLAALSHATGPTPGPVHISIPLDIFETPIPSSRNPISLHTFLGQEITPDRIVLQRLNTILRGYQRGVIVIGNGCAGAMREILCYAERRAWPIVTTPMGRGLMSADHPLYRGVFGTAGHESARKTLTAEEADIIMVVCANLDEHATCGWDGSTILSRRLVHINNNPEHLAKSHMAQLNLMGSPRIVFDYLNQENQAAPVLETSEETLPALRNENNLPKNISVLHIEDCNTDTTPINPRRLFWRLSQCAPKGVHLYADAGNAFFWATHYWHPRSASVINVNKMPISMGFAAMGWAIGAAIGGKFANPHIPVLCITGDGSYLMTAQEITVAKQHNLNVVILVLNNGVLGTVMHGQRMRGMKSFGNELPQTNFAMLAQSMGVESYRIRDFEELARLDIASLFQRQGPVLLDVVVDKEIPPPIGQRVKNLEASRPAPRAPTLTKA from the coding sequence ATGGAATCAAAACCCCTAATTACACAAACTGGTCAGGCCAACGCGATCAGTTGCGCAGAATTAATTGTTAAATATCTCAGTCTGTTAAAAGTGCCCTACGTATTCGGCGTATCCGGCGGCAACATCGACCCTCTGGGCTGCGCTCTCACCCGCCATGAGGAAAATACCCATGTACGCTGGATACTGACGCGCTCCGAAGCCGGAGCGGGCTTTATGGCGGATGGCTTCGCCAGGGAGAGCGGCGTCATCGGCGTATGCAGCGCGACCTCCGGCCCAGGCTGCACCAACTTGTTAACGCCCGTGAGCAACGCCTTTGTGGACAGCGTTCCCATGCTGGTTATCACGGGACAAAGCACCATCAGCACCTTCGGCCGCGGCGCCATGCAGGAAAGCAGCGCTTCCGGCGTCGACACCATCCTTATGTTCAAGGGCTGCACCCGCTACAACACCCTGGTCTCCCACCCCGAACAACTGGAGCACAACCTGCTGGCGGCCCTGAGTCACGCCACCGGCCCCACTCCCGGACCTGTACATATCAGCATTCCTCTGGATATTTTCGAAACCCCGATCCCATCCAGCCGCAACCCCATCTCCCTGCATACGTTTCTGGGTCAGGAGATCACCCCGGACCGAATCGTGCTGCAACGTCTGAACACTATCTTGCGGGGCTATCAGCGCGGCGTCATCGTCATCGGCAACGGCTGCGCCGGCGCGATGCGGGAGATTCTCTGTTACGCGGAGCGGCGCGCCTGGCCAATCGTCACCACGCCCATGGGACGGGGCCTGATGTCCGCCGACCACCCTCTCTATCGGGGCGTGTTCGGCACGGCGGGGCATGAATCAGCCCGCAAAACCCTGACGGCGGAGGAAGCGGACATCATTATGGTGGTGTGCGCCAATCTGGATGAGCACGCCACCTGCGGCTGGGACGGCAGCACTATCCTGTCGCGACGTCTGGTGCACATCAACAACAACCCGGAGCACCTCGCCAAATCCCATATGGCGCAACTGAATCTGATGGGCAGCCCACGCATTGTCTTCGACTACCTCAATCAGGAAAACCAGGCCGCTCCCGTCCTGGAAACCAGCGAAGAAACTCTCCCCGCGCTACGCAATGAAAACAACCTGCCCAAAAATATCAGCGTGCTGCATATTGAAGACTGCAACACCGACACTACGCCCATCAACCCGCGCCGACTGTTTTGGCGGCTGAGCCAATGCGCGCCCAAAGGCGTGCATCTCTACGCGGACGCTGGCAACGCTTTTTTCTGGGCCACCCATTACTGGCATCCTCGCTCAGCCTCAGTAATTAACGTGAATAAAATGCCGATATCCATGGGGTTCGCCGCCATGGGCTGGGCGATCGGCGCGGCCATCGGCGGCAAGTTCGCCAACCCACATATTCCGGTGCTTTGTATTACCGGCGATGGCAGTTACTTGATGACGGCGCAGGAAATCACCGTCGCCAAGCAGCACAACCTGAACGTGGTGATTCTGGTGCTGAATAACGGTGTGTTGGGCACCGTCATGCACGGGCAGCGCATGCGCGGTATGAAGAGTTTCGGCAATGAGTTACCTCAGACCAACTTCGCTATGCTCGCGCAATCCATGGGAGTGGAGTCCTATCGCATCAGAGACTTTGAAGAACTGGCGCGTCTGGACATTGCATCCTTGTTTCAACGTCAGGGACCTGTCCTGCTGGATGTTGTGGTGGACAAGGAAATCCCCCCGCCGATAGGGCAACGCGTTAAAAATCTGGAAGCCTCCCGCCCGGCTCCGCGCGCGCCGACACTGACCAAGGCCTAG
- a CDS encoding ABC transporter ATP-binding protein, with amino-acid sequence MLELEDIRVRRDGRDILSLPQLSLDPRRFNVILGHNGSGKSTLINLLARQIQPDSGVIRLQNRPLNDYSQRDLARNIAFLPQNLPEVAGLNVRELIRLGRFPWRGTFGRWRQEDTAIIEAAMAQTDVSRYAEHLTDQLSGGERQRAWIAMLLAQQAPLLMLDEPTSALDLSHQYEVMGLLRRLNQEHGRGVVVILHDVNLAARFADRIVALKQGRLAFDGAPETLLSASLLGELYGIDIDLVDHPRQDGKIAVVA; translated from the coding sequence ATGCTTGAACTTGAAGATATCCGCGTGCGCCGCGATGGCCGTGACATTCTGTCTCTGCCCCAGCTGTCTCTGGACCCGCGCCGCTTCAACGTTATCCTGGGGCATAACGGGTCTGGAAAATCCACCCTGATCAATTTGCTGGCGCGGCAGATCCAGCCGGACTCCGGCGTCATCCGGCTGCAAAACCGTCCTTTGAATGATTACTCGCAACGGGATCTGGCGAGGAATATCGCGTTTCTGCCGCAAAATCTGCCGGAAGTCGCCGGCCTCAATGTCAGGGAGTTGATACGCCTGGGCCGCTTTCCCTGGCGAGGGACATTTGGACGCTGGCGTCAGGAAGATACGGCGATTATCGAGGCGGCGATGGCGCAGACGGACGTGTCCCGCTATGCGGAGCACCTGACGGATCAACTGTCCGGAGGCGAACGCCAGCGCGCCTGGATCGCCATGCTGTTAGCCCAGCAAGCGCCGCTGTTAATGCTGGACGAACCCACTTCCGCTCTGGATTTATCTCATCAATACGAAGTGATGGGGCTGTTGCGCCGCCTCAACCAAGAACATGGACGCGGCGTTGTCGTCATCCTCCACGACGTCAATCTGGCCGCCCGTTTCGCAGACCGCATCGTGGCGCTGAAACAAGGGCGACTGGCGTTCGACGGCGCGCCGGAAACACTGCTGTCCGCGTCTCTGTTAGGAGAGCTGTACGGCATTGATATTGATCTTGTCGATCACCCGCGCCAGGACGGCAAAATCGCGGTGGTGGCATGA
- a CDS encoding GTP cyclohydrolase II: MKSAIHQVYNLDDLSSIAEDLAMGVDQQVRAIALTSHTRNGVKHPVKWGAADIGERGPIIGTLSDPACKNTIGSHAGAYSLYRALAVAKGDLSPLHRPDLTNTEPVIDLGPHPQWSDADRIVSLDPWGHRVASDFKTPLQQGLDIRPTIAVTKARIAIPEIQYAVKQGLIHADGKILLATGEANVTKVAIEPVWYLPGVARRLGVAEATLRKAMFEHTGGMFPELVTRPDLSVFLPPIGGVTLYLFGDHAAIVDPEREVACRVHDECNGSDVFGSDICTCRPYLTHGIEVCIRVAQRGGVGIILYNRKEGRALGEVTKFLVYNARKRQVGGDRADAYFERTECIAGVEDMRFQPLMPDPLHWLGVTRIDHMASMSNMKFEALTSQGIEIVNRITIPDDMIPEDAKVEIDAKVAAGYFSPGAPLSKDALSAKSGRDLEAY, from the coding sequence ATGAAATCTGCTATACATCAGGTTTACAACCTCGACGACCTGTCGTCGATAGCTGAGGACTTGGCTATGGGGGTAGACCAGCAAGTGCGCGCGATCGCGTTGACCTCGCATACGCGCAATGGGGTGAAACATCCCGTCAAATGGGGGGCTGCGGATATTGGCGAGCGCGGACCGATAATCGGAACGCTGTCCGATCCCGCCTGTAAAAACACCATTGGCTCTCATGCCGGCGCTTATAGTCTGTATCGCGCCCTGGCGGTGGCGAAGGGCGATTTATCGCCGCTGCACCGGCCGGATCTTACCAATACCGAACCGGTGATTGATTTGGGGCCGCACCCGCAATGGAGCGACGCGGACAGGATTGTCTCTCTCGATCCCTGGGGGCACCGCGTGGCCTCTGACTTCAAAACGCCTCTGCAACAGGGGTTGGATATCCGTCCCACCATCGCTGTCACCAAAGCGCGTATCGCCATCCCCGAAATTCAATATGCAGTGAAGCAAGGGCTGATTCACGCCGACGGCAAAATATTGCTGGCGACCGGCGAAGCCAATGTCACCAAGGTCGCCATTGAGCCGGTTTGGTATTTGCCTGGCGTCGCGAGACGTTTGGGCGTGGCGGAGGCGACTTTGCGCAAGGCGATGTTTGAGCACACCGGCGGCATGTTTCCCGAGCTGGTGACGCGGCCGGATTTGTCGGTGTTTTTACCTCCTATTGGCGGCGTGACCCTGTATCTGTTCGGTGATCATGCGGCTATCGTTGATCCTGAGCGGGAAGTCGCCTGTCGGGTGCATGACGAGTGTAATGGCTCTGATGTTTTCGGCTCGGACATCTGTACCTGCCGTCCCTATCTGACCCATGGCATCGAAGTGTGTATTCGCGTCGCCCAGCGTGGCGGCGTGGGGATCATCCTGTATAACCGCAAAGAGGGAAGAGCCCTCGGAGAGGTGACCAAGTTCCTGGTGTACAACGCCCGTAAACGGCAGGTGGGCGGCGACCGCGCGGACGCCTACTTTGAACGAACGGAATGTATCGCCGGCGTTGAGGATATGCGCTTTCAGCCGCTGATGCCGGACCCGTTGCACTGGTTGGGGGTGACTCGCATCGATCATATGGCGTCCATGAGCAACATGAAGTTTGAGGCGCTGACCAGCCAGGGCATCGAGATCGTCAATCGCATAACGATACCCGACGACATGATTCCAGAGGACGCCAAGGTGGAGATCGACGCCAAAGTGGCGGCGGGCTATTTCTCACCGGGCGCTCCGCTTTCCAAAGACGCGCTCAGCGCTAAATCCGGCAGGGATCTGGAGGCTTATTGA
- the upp gene encoding uracil phosphoribosyltransferase, with protein MTMTSLVEKHPGVYMVNHPFVQHKLTSLRDKNTSTREFRMLVQELGVLIGYEATRDLETELVEVETPLEKTMSPTLKGKKLCIVTIMRAGNGMTEGVLQLSPSARVGHIGLYRDPQTKMPIEYYVKMPPDLDQRTVICVDPMLATGHSATAAVHKIKDLGAQDIRFICLFAAPEGVSLFREEHPDVPVYAGVIDSHLDDHAYIRPGVGDAGDRIYGTK; from the coding sequence ATGACAATGACTTCATTAGTGGAAAAGCATCCCGGCGTGTACATGGTCAATCATCCCTTTGTGCAGCATAAGCTCACCAGTCTGCGTGACAAAAACACCTCAACCCGGGAATTCCGTATGCTGGTGCAGGAGCTGGGCGTACTGATCGGCTACGAAGCCACCCGTGATCTGGAGACGGAGCTGGTGGAAGTGGAAACGCCTCTGGAGAAGACGATGTCGCCGACATTGAAAGGCAAGAAGCTCTGTATCGTCACCATCATGCGGGCGGGCAATGGCATGACCGAAGGCGTGCTGCAACTGTCGCCCTCGGCGCGGGTGGGACATATCGGCCTCTATCGCGACCCGCAGACCAAGATGCCTATCGAGTATTACGTCAAGATGCCGCCGGATCTGGATCAACGGACGGTGATTTGCGTTGATCCCATGCTCGCCACGGGACACTCCGCGACGGCGGCGGTGCATAAAATCAAGGATCTGGGGGCGCAGGATATTCGCTTTATCTGTCTGTTCGCCGCGCCGGAAGGCGTCAGCCTGTTTCGTGAAGAACACCCGGACGTGCCGGTTTATGCGGGAGTGATCGACAGCCATCTGGATGATCACGCCTATATCCGACCCGGCGTGGGCGACGCTGGGGATCGGATATACGGCACGAAGTGA
- a CDS encoding thiol-disulfide oxidoreductase DCC family protein produces MIQPTTPQTNMPPYMQSDDRVVLFDGVCKLCNAWSKFLIKYDRRRQFKMASVQSPEGQAILTWFDMPLDRFDTMLYVEGEHAFEKSEAFLRIIAQFPPPWRYLKVFRILPRFLRDWGYDLIAQNRYSLFGKYDHCLLPTPDHNSRFLQGAQAPSIAKHTTHE; encoded by the coding sequence ATGATTCAACCTACGACGCCTCAAACCAATATGCCTCCCTATATGCAGAGCGACGACCGGGTCGTCCTGTTCGATGGCGTCTGCAAACTCTGTAACGCCTGGTCGAAATTCCTGATCAAATACGACCGACGCAGACAGTTTAAAATGGCCTCTGTGCAATCCCCCGAGGGACAGGCGATCCTGACCTGGTTTGACATGCCCCTGGATCGTTTTGACACCATGCTTTATGTCGAAGGCGAGCACGCCTTTGAGAAGTCCGAGGCCTTCCTGCGCATCATCGCGCAGTTCCCCCCGCCCTGGCGCTACCTGAAAGTTTTTCGTATTCTGCCGCGCTTTCTGCGGGACTGGGGCTACGATCTCATCGCCCAGAACCGTTATTCCCTCTTCGGCAAGTATGACCATTGCCTATTGCCTACGCCGGACCATAACAGCCGTTTTCTGCAGGGCGCCCAAGCACCGTCTATAGCCAAACACACAACGCATGAATGA